A DNA window from Pedobacter africanus contains the following coding sequences:
- a CDS encoding (Fe-S)-binding protein — protein MKIELFVPCFVDQLYPETAFNTVKLLEKAGCEVFYNTAQTCCGQPAYNAGYWEQAKETGIKFLNDFSETDYIVAPSASCVGMVKGGFNDLFTNTIVHNKCRNIQANIFELSDFLVNVLKKDYFGAELDGKAVYHDSCSGLRECKIKEEPRLLLSKVHGLEMVEMKDTDMCCGFGGTFAVKFDAISSAMAQQKVNNALEQGAEYVISTDLSCLMHLQGYIDKNNIPLKTMHLADVLANGWLESTEY, from the coding sequence ATGAAGATAGAATTATTTGTGCCGTGTTTTGTTGATCAGCTATATCCCGAAACTGCATTCAATACCGTTAAATTACTGGAAAAGGCAGGATGTGAAGTGTTTTACAATACTGCGCAGACCTGCTGCGGACAGCCTGCTTATAATGCAGGATACTGGGAGCAGGCCAAAGAAACAGGTATCAAGTTTTTAAACGATTTCTCTGAGACAGATTATATTGTAGCCCCTTCTGCTTCCTGTGTAGGAATGGTGAAAGGGGGCTTTAACGATCTGTTTACCAATACCATTGTTCACAATAAATGCAGGAATATCCAGGCAAACATATTTGAGCTTTCAGATTTTTTGGTGAACGTGCTGAAGAAGGATTATTTTGGTGCTGAGTTGGATGGTAAGGCTGTTTACCACGATTCCTGCAGCGGTTTGCGTGAATGTAAGATCAAAGAGGAGCCCCGGCTGCTGCTTTCCAAAGTTCATGGACTGGAAATGGTAGAGATGAAAGATACAGATATGTGCTGTGGTTTTGGCGGGACTTTCGCTGTGAAGTTTGATGCCATCTCCTCAGCTATGGCGCAGCAAAAGGTGAACAATGCCCTTGAACAGGGGGCTGAGTACGTTATTTCGACGGATCTTTCCTGCCTGATGCACCTGCAGGGATATATTGACAAAAATAATATCCCTTTAAAAACCATGCATTTAGCCGATGTTTTGGCCAATGGCTGGCTTGAAAGTACAGAATATTAA